ACCGAACAGACCGTACTGATCCCGTCTTTTTAATCCGTACGGCCGAGCTTTATCTGATCCGTGCCGAAGCCTTGGCTCAGCGGAATGGTTCGGGCGATCTGACAGCAGCATTGGCTGACTTAAATGCCGTACGCTCGCGCGCCAACATTAAACCGTTGCAAGGTCTGGGAGCTGCAGCACTGCTGCAGGCCGTGGAAGATGAAAATCGCGTGGAATTTGCGCTGGAGAACCATCGCTGGTATGATCTTTTGCGGACGGGACGTGCACAGCAGGTGCTTAATATTTCTTCCGTGAATAGGCTTTTGCTGCCGATACCGTACGCTCAGGTTTCGATAGATCCGGATCTACAGCAAAATCCTGGCTTGGATTGATCCATGAATCAGGTGTTTTTTTTCATTTAATCGTATTGAAATGACCATATTAACAGACTCTCATTTTTTTAAGCGCCATCGCTCAGCGATCGCATACATTGGCCTGATTTTCTTTTTGATACTAAGTATCCCTTACGACCCCAATCTTTTTAAGGACCGTTCATGTGGGGATCTGTTTTCCTTGGAGAACTGGTTTGCGTTGGCCACTTACCGCACATCTTTTATTGCGGAGAGCCCTTACGTCGGTACGGATGTACGCGGATATTACAATTGGGCTATTGCGCTGCTGCTCGCGTTGTTGCTATTTTGGGCCTTTGGTCGTAAAATCAGGCAAAGTTTTCAGGCCAATGATGATAGTGTATTTTATTGGCTTCGCGTCCTGCTACGCTATCGTTTAGCCCTGGCAATGATTTTCATTGGTCTTGTCAAAATCATCCCTATACAACTTCCCGAACCGACCATTAGCGAGCTGCATACCGAATACGGTGATTTCCTGCTCTGGAAGCTCTATTACCTGACCAACGGCATTGCAACCGCGGGCTATCTACCGGTAATTGGTGCACTGGAGATTGTGAGTGGACTCTTTTTACTGAACCGGCGCACAGCAATCATCGGGTCGGGGCTGCTTATCGCTGTATTGCTCAATGTTGTTATCGTCAACTATGTCTACGAAATCGGTGAGCAGGTGTATAGTTCATTTTTACTACTGTTTGCGGTCGTGATCTTCTCGTACGACTGGCCCCGTTTTTATCAGCTCCTGATCAAAAAGGGAGCAACTGTTCCCGACGGGTTTTGGCCTGTATATGGACGCCGCATTGCGCGCATTCGCCCTTATCTGCAGGTCTTATTCCTGCTACTGATAGCGGTATTTAGCGTGCAGGCTTACTTGAGCTGGAAAAATTCGGATTATCCCTTCCCCGATGAAAAAGGGTTGGAAGGAGCAGCAGGGGTATACAATGTGAAAGATTTCGTGTGGAAGGGCGATACCATCCCGTATTCGCTGAGCGATACATTGCGGTGGAAGGACGTAGTTTTTGAAAAATGGAATACGCTCAGCATACGCGGAAACCGTTCTGTACGGGTTGATAGCCTCAAACCACGTATCGCCTTCAACCGCGAGCGTAACTACGAATACCTAGGCAATGGTGGCCGCGAATTCTTTGCTTATGCGATCAAAAAAGGAGCAAACAAGGCGGAGACAGCGATCAAATTGACGGGAAAGGTCAGTAAAGGCCACACCTTTTCCTTTGTGGTCAATCGCCCGGATAAGCGCACGCTTGTGCTTGATGGTGTCAACCAACTCGGCGATTCCCTGCATGTGCGCCTGGAGAAAATAAACAAGAAATACCTCTTGCAGGAGGGACGCAGAAAGCCGATCCGTATTTATTAACGATTCATTTAGACTAAGCTTATGGCAACGATTCAATATTTGGAAAGCACTCCAACCAGCCAGCAGGGGCAGGGCTGGAAATACTGGGAGAAAGTGGGATTTAGATTTACTTTTATTTTCTTTATCCTGATGGTAGTACCCCTGGATGGGGACTGGTACGAAAAAGTATTTAAACCCGATTCGTTATACGATTGGATGGCAACGATCGCCGGTGGCTCGCGCACAGGTTGGATAGAAATAGACAGCGAAAGTGGCAAATGGGGGTTCGCGTCGTACACGTCCTGGTGGCTCAATGGCGTGATAGCTGTGCTGGGCGCTTCCATTTGGACGATATTGGCCCGGAATAGCAAGGTGCAACGCTACGATGCGCTTTATTATTGGTTGCGGGTGTTGGTACGTTACCGCATTGCTTTGGGACTTATCGCCTTTGGATTTATCAAGTTCTTTCCGATGCAGATGCCATTTCCATCGCTTGCCAATCTGAATACCGACATCGGCGAATATGCTCCCTTTAAGTTGTACTGGCAGATCGTCGGTGTATCCTATAAGTATGAGATTTTCTTAGGCTTTTTGGAGATCGCCGCAGGAAGTTTACTCTTCTTCAGGCCTACTGTTGTCATCGGGGCCATTATCAATGCGGGCGTGCTCTTTAACATCGCTCATGCCAATATCGCCTATGACGGCGCGGTACACGTATACAGTTCGTATTTTGTTCTGCTTTCCCTTTTTCTATTGCTCCAGTACCTGCCAGCGATCTGGAAGCTCTTTATCTTGCGTGAACCGGTGAGCACCTATTACTATGTGCCCAAGTTTCTCAAGCAGTGGAATAAACCCCTGTATTTCGGCTTTAAGTCAGTCATTGTGGTGCTGTTTATATTTGTTTACGGCTTTTACCGCTATGAGCGATTCTATGATGAAGGACGTTTAAAGGAACCGGTGCTTCCAGGGCTGGCAAAAGCAGCAGGACATTATGAAGTTTCGGGTTTTCTGCTCAATGGAAAGCCACAGCCTTATTCACCGGCCGATTCGGTACGTTGGCATGAAGCCTTTTTTGAACGCTATTCGACCTTGGTCTATAAGGTCAATAAAGCCAATTCCATCGATCTTGGCAATGGCACTCCGGCCTTGAATGATGTGCTCAAAACGTATGAATTTACAGGCCGGGCGGGAGGAAAGAACTACCTGTATTATGAAATAGACTCGGCAGAACATGCACTGTACCTGATCGACAAAAATCAGAAATTTAGTAAGGAGCAACGAAAAAAACTCGATGAAAAACTGGATGTGGGACTGAAGGCCCTGTATGGAAAAGCACAGGGCGATAGCTTAGGTATTCTGAAATGGGCTTACGAACGACCAACGCCAGAACAGATTAGACTCAAGGGGCTAGACGCCAGTGGTAATAACTTTGAAATTACGCTCGACCGGGTTAAAGAATCCTATCTCACCGGTAAAGAATGGTATATGAAAAACACCCTCTTTACCTATTAATCACCTTAAAAAATAGCATGTTATGAATAGAAGATCATTTATCCACCGTTCAGCTGTCCTTTTCACGCTTGCTTCGGCAGGCCAGGGCATATCCTGTTTTGGAAATACCGATCACAGGGGGGCGGGCTACAGTATCAAACAGTTCGAAGATGAGGGCCTCGCACAGTTTTCCTATGCGATTTTGGCCGATAAGAAAATTGTGCTTGTGGACCCTGCCCGTGATCCCAGGCCTTATTACGCTTATGCAAAGGAACAGGGTGCCACAATTATCGCCGTTGTGGAGACCCATCCGCATGCTGATTTTGTGAGTTCACATCTGGAGATCCACCAAGAAGGAAAAATTCCGATTTATGTCAGCAAG
The Sphingobacterium multivorum genome window above contains:
- a CDS encoding beta-carotene 15,15'-monooxygenase; protein product: MTILTDSHFFKRHRSAIAYIGLIFFLILSIPYDPNLFKDRSCGDLFSLENWFALATYRTSFIAESPYVGTDVRGYYNWAIALLLALLLFWAFGRKIRQSFQANDDSVFYWLRVLLRYRLALAMIFIGLVKIIPIQLPEPTISELHTEYGDFLLWKLYYLTNGIATAGYLPVIGALEIVSGLFLLNRRTAIIGSGLLIAVLLNVVIVNYVYEIGEQVYSSFLLLFAVVIFSYDWPRFYQLLIKKGATVPDGFWPVYGRRIARIRPYLQVLFLLLIAVFSVQAYLSWKNSDYPFPDEKGLEGAAGVYNVKDFVWKGDTIPYSLSDTLRWKDVVFEKWNTLSIRGNRSVRVDSLKPRIAFNRERNYEYLGNGGREFFAYAIKKGANKAETAIKLTGKVSKGHTFSFVVNRPDKRTLVLDGVNQLGDSLHVRLEKINKKYLLQEGRRKPIRIY